A segment of the Collimonas fungivorans genome:
CTCCTCAAAGTTCCGGAACCGCTGTTACAGTCCGCTATTAGTTAGCACTCAAAGTCAGCACTCAATCACATTTACCGCCAAACCACCACGTGATGTTTCTTTGTATTTGGTCTTCATGTCGGCGCCGGTCTGCATCATGGTCTTGATTACATTGTCCAGCGATACATAATGTTTGCCGTTGCCGCGCAAAGCCATGCGGGCAGCGTTGATCGCCTTCACCGCACCCATCGCGTTGCGTTCTATGCAGGGAATCTGCACCAGTCCGCCGACCGGATCGCAGGTCATGCCGAGGTTGTGTTCCATGCCGATTTCAGCGGCATTCTCGATCTGCTCCGGCGTACCGCCCAAGACCGCAGCCAAGGCTCCCGCAGCCATCGAACAGGCAACTCCGACCTCGCCCTGGCAGCCGACTTCGGCGCCGGAGATGGAAGCGTTTTCCTTGTAGATCAGGCCGATCGCCGCCGCCGTCAGCATGAAAGTCATGACTCCATCCTTGTTGGAACCCGGAATGAACTTGGTGTAGTAATGCAGCACCGCCGGTAACACGCCTGCCGCGCCATTGGTAGGCGCCGTGACGATGCGTCCGCCGGCGGCGTTTTCTTCATTCACCGCCATCGCATACAGGTTGACCCAGTCCAGCATCGACAAAGGATCGGTGAACGATTCCTCGGAGCGATCCTTCAGCTGCCGGTACAACTCGGAGGCGCGGCGCTTGACCCGCATCGGGCCGGGCAGTTCGCCGTCTATCGAGCAGCCGCGCTTTACCGCCGCCGCCATTACATCCCAGATGCCCAGCAGCTTGGTCCGCACTTCTTCCGCCGAACGCCAGTGCTTTTCGTTTTCCATCATCAGCGCGGCAATCGTCAAGCCGCTTTCGGTGCACATGCGCAGCAGGTCGTCGCCAGAATGGAACGGGTACGGCAGGCCGCCTTCGCTCTGCACGCTGCCCGCCTGCACCAGATTGACGCGCTGGCCTTCCTTGCTGACCACAAAACCGCCGCCGACCGAGTAGTATTCTTTTTCCGCAATCACGCTGGCGGCAGCATCCAGGGCAACAAAACGCATGCCGTTCGGATGTTGCGGCAAGGCTTCGCGGCGGAAAAACAGTACATGCTCTTTTTCCACGCAGCCAATGGCGTGGCTGCCATTCAGCAGCAGTTTCTTCGAGCTGCGGATTTCCGCCAGCCGCGGCTCGACATGGTCCGGATCGATGCTGTCCGGCAGGTTGCCTTCCAGTCCAAGCAGCACGGCCTTGTCGCTGCCGTGGCCCTTGCCGGTCGCGCCCAGCGAACCGTACAGCTCGACCCTGACCGCATGCACTGCATCGAGCAGGCCGGCATCATGCAAATGCGCAGCAAATCGATTGGCGGCAATCATCGGTCCCACCGTATGCGAACTGGAGGGGCCGATGCCGACCTTGAATAAATCGAATGTGCTGATGTTCATAGAAAATCCGATTGGCTGTACTGGCAAATGCGCTGGTAAAACATGATGCTTAGGTTCATGACAACTCCTGGTTGGGTTGAAGTATTTTTCCCGGCAAACGGCAGCAAGCGCACGAGACACGACAACGCCAGGGTACAGCGCAACACGGCTGATTTCGGTCTCAAACCATCTCGTGTTGCAGTGCTATTCCTTGGCATCATTTTGTCCTTGCACAGGCTGGCCTATTTCCCGTAGCTGACAAGTGTTTGTCCTTTTCCGACAAGCGCGACATTTTTTGATTTTACGACCAAGTGACAGCCGCGGCGCGATGACATTTTCTTGTAGGGCATAAGTCAAACGTTGAAATATTGTCAATTAGATATTTTCGGCCGAAGCGATCAATTCATCCCGGTGCCGGCTTTGCTTTCCCGGGATGTTTACCACGAAAGAAAACGGTACGAGCGACGGCAATAATAAATCGGGTAGGATAGCAAGCTCCCGTTTTCAAACCTCCCAAGAAGGCTTGCCGCAAGCTATGTCAAACACCAATCTACGCAGTCAGTGCCATACCTTTTTTTCCGGCACTGCACCGCGCCCAGCCGCCGAGGATTTTGCCGAGATGGCTGCCTGGTGCCAGGCGCATGACATCCAGCACGATGTCTACGGCGAAGGCAAGCTGGTCCAGGATTTCGAAAACAAGATCGCTACGCTGCTGGGCTTCGAAGCGGCCCGCTTCGTGATTACCGGCACGCTTGCCCAGACCGTCGCGCTGCGCATTGCCTGCCTGGACCGCAACAATCCGCTGGTAGCGCTCCACCCTACTGCGCATATCCTGCTGCACGAGAACAGCAATTACCAGCTGCTCGACCATTTCACCTCGCTCAATGTGGGCAGCCCGCAGCGGCCGTGGACGGCCGATGACCTCAAAGCCATTCCCGATCGCCTGGGCGCGGCGCTGTACGAGTTGCCCATGCGTGAGATCGGCGGCCAGCTGCCGGCATGGGAAGAACTGGATGCGGTCAAGCACCACTGCCGCAAGCAAAACATCCATCTGCACCTGGACGGCGCCCGCCTGTGGGAAGCCGCCGCCGGTTATGGCAAGCCGCTGGACAGCGTGACCGCCGGCTTCGACAGCGCCTATGTCTCGTTCTACAAGGGCATAGGCGGCCTCGGCGGCGCCATGCTGCTGGGCAGCCGCGACTTCATTGACCGCACTTCGATATGGATGAAACGCATGGGCGGCAATATCTACCAGCGTTCGCCCTACGTGGTAGCGGCCGCGATGCGGTTCGACCAGAAGCTGGCGTGTATGCCGGCTTACCTGCAGCGCACCCGGGATCTTTATCGGCTGCTGGCGCGCTACCCGCTGTGGCAGGTCAATCCGCGCCAACCGCATTGCAATATATTGCATCTCTATTTTCCGGTTGACCGCGATGCGGCGAATGCGGCGCGCGACCAGCTGGCCCGGGAGCACGGGATCTGGCTGTTTGGCGAAGCCAGGCATACGGCCTTGCCGCAGCAGAGTTATGTAGAGTGGTATGTGGGAGAGGCGCTGCTGTCTTTGTCCGACGCCAGGGTTGCCGCTATCCTGGACCAGTTCCAGGCGCTACTCGCGCCTGTGTGAGATTGCCCCTGACGGCCCAAAAAAGCCGTCAGCAGGCAATCAAGCCGGTATAACTCAGGCCGGGCTCAGGCGGCTTTCTTCAATAAATGATGCGGATCGATGACGAATTTCTTCGGCGCGCCGGCATCGAACTGCTGGTACCCGGCCGGCGCCTGGTCCAGGGTAATGACTTCAACGCCGACAATGTCGGCGATCTTGATGCGGTCCCACAGGATCGCCTGCATCAGCTGCCGGTTGTATTTCATCACCGGCGTCTGCCCGGTATGGAAACTGTGCGACTTGGCCCAGCCCAGCCCGAGGCGGATGCTCAGGCTGCCGCCCTTGGCGGCGCTGTCGACCGCGCCCGGATCGTCTGTGACATACAAACCCGGAATGCCGATCTTGCCGGCCACGCGGGTCACCTCCATCAGCGAATTGAGCACGGTTGCCGGCGCTTCCGACTGCGCGCCCGCATGGCCATGGCCGCGCGCTTCGAAACCGACGCAGTCAATCGCACAATCGACTTCCGGCACGCCCAGGACCTGCGTGATCTGGTCGCTCAGTGAAGCATCGAGGGACAGATCCACGGTTTCGAAACCGACGCTGCGCGCATGGACCAGGCGCAACGGATTGACGTCGCCGACAATCACCACCGCCGCTCCCAGCAAGCGCGCCGAAGCTGCCGCGGCCAGCCCGACCGGACCGGCGCCGGCGACATACACTGTGGCGCCGGGACCAACGCCGGCCGTGACCGCGCCGTGGTAACCGGTAGGCAGGATATCCGACAGGCAGGTCAGGTCGCGGATCTTGGCCATCGCCTGCTCTTTATCGGGGAAACGCAGCAGGTTGAAGTCGGCGTAAGGCACCATCACGTACTCGGCCTGGCCGCCGATCCAGCCGCCCATGTCGACATAACCGTAAGCACCGCCGGCGCGCGCCGGATTGACGGTTTCGCAGACGCCGGTATGCTGTTCCTTGCAAGTGCGGCAGCGGCCGCAGGCAACGTTGAACGGCACCGAAACCAGGTCGCCCTTCCTGATGGTTTCGACATCGGAACCGACTTCTATCACTTCGCCGGTAATTTCATGGCCCAGCACCAGCCCGGCCTGGGCGGTGGTGCGGCCGCGCACCATGTGCTGGTCGGAACCGCAGATATTGGTGGACACCACTTTCAGGATCACGCCATGCTCGATTTTCTTGCCCTGCGGATTATCCAGCTTGGGAAATGGAATCGACTGTATTTCAACCTTGCCCTGTTCGATATAAACCACGCCACGATTTTCTGACATTGTGTCTCCTTCTTTTGTTATGAAGATTGAAGCCGCTATTGAAACCATTAAGCGTTACCGCAATTCACTAAATGCCCAGCGAAGCCTTGACCGCCGGCAGGCCGTCCTTGCCATCGAAGGTCTTTACCCCGGCCAGCAGCTTCTCCAGGATGTCCGGATTCTTTTTCAGCCACTCCTTGGCCGCAGTCTTGGGATCGGATTTGTCCATGATGCGTCCCATCAGCTGGTTTTCGATGCCGGTGGAAAACTGCAGGTTGCCGGCCAGCTTGTCGGCGTTAGGGCAGCGCGTCGCATAGTCGGTGGCCGCCACGGTATAGACCTTGGCCTCGCCGTAATTGGGGCCGAACACATCGTCGCCGCCGCTCAGGTAGCTGATTTTCTGCTGCACATTCATCGGGTGCGGTTCCCAGCCCAGTATCACTATCCATTTCTTTTGCTTGACCGCCCGCCCCAGCTCGATCAGCATGCCGGCCTCGCTCGATTCCACCATCTTGAAATTCTTCAGGTTGAACTGGTTCTTGCTGATCATTCCCTGGATCAGGGCATTGCCGTCGTTGCCGGGTTCGATGCCGTAGATCTTGCCGTCCAGCTCTTTCGAATACTTGGCGATGTCGGCGAAGGTCTTGAGGCCGGCGTCGTAGGCGTAGGTCGGCACCGCCAGCGTGTATTTGGCGCCGGTCAGGTTCGGCGTGGCCAGCACCTTGAGCGATTTTTCCTTGACGAAGGGAGCAATGATGGGATCCATGGTCGGCGCCCAGTAACCGAGGAACAGGTCGATCTGCTTGTTCTTGACGCCGGCAAAGGTGATCGGCACCGAGGCGATGGTCTTGGTGGTGTGATAGCCCAGACCCTCGTACACGGCAGAAGCCAGGCCGGTGGTGGCGGCGATGTCGGTCCAGCCGACATCGGCGAAACGCACGGTCTGGCACGATTTCGGTTCCTGCGCCTGCACCGGCGCCAGCAGGCTGCACGCCACGCCGGCGCCGGCGACCATCAAGCTGAATGATTTCATTGCTTTTTTCTCCTGAAACAAAGACGAAAGTCCGATGTAGGCACCGGTACAAGATGAATGGAAAGGGCATGCACACCGACGCAAGAGAAATCAATCATGCGGTAGGTACAGGTAAGAAATTACATCGCATCCGCACCTGGCTTTAGACCGATTGCGACATGCTATTGCCTGCCAGCGTCAAGCAGCTCATCCACCGCCAGCGGCAAGACCGGCAAAGACGGCAGTTCATCCACCGCCGACAGGTAGGGATGGCGCAGGTGCCGTTCGCTGCTGGGGGAACGGCCGAACTGGTTGCGGTAGGCCTTGCTGAAGTGGCAGGACGACTGGAAACCGCAAGCCACCGTCACGCTCATGATCGACATGGTGGTCTGCAGCAGCAGCTCGCGCGCGCGCCGCAAGCGCAGCTGCAGGTAATAATGG
Coding sequences within it:
- a CDS encoding L-serine ammonia-lyase — encoded protein: MPVQPIGFSMNISTFDLFKVGIGPSSSHTVGPMIAANRFAAHLHDAGLLDAVHAVRVELYGSLGATGKGHGSDKAVLLGLEGNLPDSIDPDHVEPRLAEIRSSKKLLLNGSHAIGCVEKEHVLFFRREALPQHPNGMRFVALDAAASVIAEKEYYSVGGGFVVSKEGQRVNLVQAGSVQSEGGLPYPFHSGDDLLRMCTESGLTIAALMMENEKHWRSAEEVRTKLLGIWDVMAAAVKRGCSIDGELPGPMRVKRRASELYRQLKDRSEESFTDPLSMLDWVNLYAMAVNEENAAGGRIVTAPTNGAAGVLPAVLHYYTKFIPGSNKDGVMTFMLTAAAIGLIYKENASISGAEVGCQGEVGVACSMAAGALAAVLGGTPEQIENAAEIGMEHNLGMTCDPVGGLVQIPCIERNAMGAVKAINAARMALRGNGKHYVSLDNVIKTMMQTGADMKTKYKETSRGGLAVNVIEC
- a CDS encoding threonine aldolase family protein; this encodes MSNTNLRSQCHTFFSGTAPRPAAEDFAEMAAWCQAHDIQHDVYGEGKLVQDFENKIATLLGFEAARFVITGTLAQTVALRIACLDRNNPLVALHPTAHILLHENSNYQLLDHFTSLNVGSPQRPWTADDLKAIPDRLGAALYELPMREIGGQLPAWEELDAVKHHCRKQNIHLHLDGARLWEAAAGYGKPLDSVTAGFDSAYVSFYKGIGGLGGAMLLGSRDFIDRTSIWMKRMGGNIYQRSPYVVAAAMRFDQKLACMPAYLQRTRDLYRLLARYPLWQVNPRQPHCNILHLYFPVDRDAANAARDQLAREHGIWLFGEARHTALPQQSYVEWYVGEALLSLSDARVAAILDQFQALLAPV
- the fdhA gene encoding formaldehyde dehydrogenase, glutathione-independent translates to MSENRGVVYIEQGKVEIQSIPFPKLDNPQGKKIEHGVILKVVSTNICGSDQHMVRGRTTAQAGLVLGHEITGEVIEVGSDVETIRKGDLVSVPFNVACGRCRTCKEQHTGVCETVNPARAGGAYGYVDMGGWIGGQAEYVMVPYADFNLLRFPDKEQAMAKIRDLTCLSDILPTGYHGAVTAGVGPGATVYVAGAGPVGLAAAASARLLGAAVVIVGDVNPLRLVHARSVGFETVDLSLDASLSDQITQVLGVPEVDCAIDCVGFEARGHGHAGAQSEAPATVLNSLMEVTRVAGKIGIPGLYVTDDPGAVDSAAKGGSLSIRLGLGWAKSHSFHTGQTPVMKYNRQLMQAILWDRIKIADIVGVEVITLDQAPAGYQQFDAGAPKKFVIDPHHLLKKAA
- a CDS encoding choline ABC transporter substrate-binding protein; amino-acid sequence: MKSFSLMVAGAGVACSLLAPVQAQEPKSCQTVRFADVGWTDIAATTGLASAVYEGLGYHTTKTIASVPITFAGVKNKQIDLFLGYWAPTMDPIIAPFVKEKSLKVLATPNLTGAKYTLAVPTYAYDAGLKTFADIAKYSKELDGKIYGIEPGNDGNALIQGMISKNQFNLKNFKMVESSEAGMLIELGRAVKQKKWIVILGWEPHPMNVQQKISYLSGGDDVFGPNYGEAKVYTVAATDYATRCPNADKLAGNLQFSTGIENQLMGRIMDKSDPKTAAKEWLKKNPDILEKLLAGVKTFDGKDGLPAVKASLGI